A window of the Desulforapulum autotrophicum HRM2 genome harbors these coding sequences:
- a CDS encoding DsrE family protein: MTTKNKLTILWTNDNVITAEKMVFMYGLNAKKKGWWDEVTIIIWGATVKLVSENKLIQDLIQEAKLEGVHVTACKACTDQLGATEILEGLDIEVIYQGLPLTQLLKDGERLISI; this comes from the coding sequence ATGACGACAAAAAACAAGCTGACCATACTATGGACCAATGACAATGTAATTACTGCAGAAAAAATGGTGTTTATGTATGGACTAAATGCAAAGAAAAAGGGTTGGTGGGATGAAGTCACCATCATCATCTGGGGCGCCACAGTAAAACTGGTCAGTGAAAACAAACTGATTCAGGACCTCATTCAAGAGGCCAAACTTGAAGGGGTGCATGTCACTGCCTGTAAAGCGTGTACGGATCAGCTCGGTGCCACGGAAATACTGGAAGGACTTGATATTGAAGTCATTTACCAGGGCCTCCCATTAACTCAACTTCTTAAAGATGGCGAGAGGTTAATCTCAATATAG
- a CDS encoding sensor domain-containing diguanylate cyclase: MDIDEAKKLVNKIADLEKQLKELQVQSQKQIDESLSKYRRVINSTSEGYLELDLDFKIVDFNITILKLLGKDEPMLLNHSIEKLYEKSNIFVHFANRNHLSFEATFFTGNGEKIPLLLKRSIMHDNKGKPCGYLVLLTELTELKKAQENLQQAEARYRIMYKNAIQGMYQCALDGCFLSVNPALAKIFGFENTHELLHRPGGVASLYKNKKDRQPLLEALQKYHIVKNYEVEMQRDDGRPVWALINARLAEDSQGLSFIEGILIDNTEKRIAEEKIRQSRERFRHLADHDNLTNLFNTRYLYSALDRLIEESNRTLKPFSLVFLDMDNFKHVVDTHGHLNGSQALKEVSTTLGEGLNTPAFGVAYGGDEFVLVLPDTGKEGALKQIQEIRKRMKQTIYLKDKGLEVRMSASFGIATYPEDSDDREGLLALADEAMFRVKNRGKDAVGLTSACGSQGCGPIL; encoded by the coding sequence ATGGATATTGATGAAGCCAAAAAACTCGTTAACAAGATTGCCGACCTTGAAAAGCAGTTAAAAGAGTTACAGGTTCAAAGCCAGAAGCAAATTGATGAAAGCCTTTCAAAATATCGAAGAGTCATAAATTCCACATCGGAAGGGTACCTGGAGCTTGACCTGGATTTTAAAATTGTTGACTTCAATATCACAATCTTGAAATTGCTCGGCAAAGACGAGCCCATGTTGTTAAACCACTCAATTGAAAAGCTTTATGAAAAGAGTAATATCTTTGTTCATTTTGCCAACCGGAATCATTTAAGCTTTGAAGCAACCTTTTTTACTGGAAATGGAGAAAAAATTCCTTTGCTTTTAAAGCGCAGTATTATGCATGATAACAAGGGAAAACCATGCGGGTACCTTGTCTTACTGACCGAATTGACTGAATTGAAAAAAGCACAGGAAAACCTGCAGCAAGCAGAGGCCCGTTACCGGATCATGTATAAGAATGCGATCCAGGGAATGTACCAGTGCGCCCTTGACGGATGTTTCCTAAGCGTCAATCCTGCTCTGGCCAAAATCTTTGGATTTGAAAATACCCATGAACTTCTTCACCGCCCCGGAGGAGTGGCAAGCCTCTATAAAAACAAAAAAGACCGCCAACCTTTGTTGGAGGCTTTACAAAAGTATCATATTGTAAAAAATTATGAAGTAGAGATGCAAAGAGATGATGGCAGACCGGTCTGGGCGCTTATCAATGCACGGCTGGCTGAAGATTCTCAAGGACTTTCTTTTATTGAAGGTATTCTCATTGATAATACTGAAAAGAGGATTGCCGAGGAAAAAATTCGTCAGAGCCGGGAGAGATTCAGGCATCTTGCCGACCACGACAATTTAACCAACCTTTTTAATACCCGATACCTCTATAGTGCCCTTGATCGACTTATTGAAGAGAGCAATAGAACCCTAAAGCCCTTTTCTCTGGTTTTCCTTGATATGGATAATTTTAAACATGTGGTCGACACACATGGCCACTTAAACGGCAGCCAGGCCTTGAAAGAGGTTAGCACAACCCTTGGGGAGGGGTTGAACACACCGGCTTTCGGGGTGGCCTATGGTGGAGATGAATTTGTGCTTGTCCTGCCGGATACTGGAAAAGAAGGCGCCTTAAAGCAGATTCAGGAAATTCGAAAGCGTATGAAACAAACGATTTACTTGAAAGACAAGGGTCTTGAGGTGCGTATGTCAGCAAGCTTTGGTATTGCAACATATCCAGAAGACTCCGATGACCGTGAAGGTCTGCTTGCCCTGGCGGATGAAGCCATGTTCAGGGTAAAAAACCGGGGAAAGGACGCAGTTGGTTTGACATCCGCCTGTGGCTCACAGGGGTGCGGCCCAATACTTTAA
- a CDS encoding mechanosensitive ion channel family protein: MNQLIDSLIFRLREYFSPERLGPPLAELIVDLSLAAIIMAVFYLIWRFVNGLVLPRWKRYLDRTSAAFVETLVKFGILVLGVLAALSAAGIQTTAVLTSLGVVGLTIGFAARDTLSNIISGILIFIDRPFTIDDLVEIDNNYGRVDRITLRSTRIITNDGKMLAVPNTEVMTKTVVSYTNFPHLRLDIDVTVAVTEDLNRVRQILIDLVQQDTDFMANPLPAMVVKSLNDYNVALELRVWLADERLHVQKRFDLREKVFNALTAAGIEMPFETIQLAPHKVAMVEINDDEQTPKNTSL; this comes from the coding sequence ATGAACCAATTGATCGACAGTCTTATCTTCCGCCTCAGGGAATATTTCAGTCCAGAAAGACTTGGCCCGCCCCTGGCGGAACTCATTGTTGACCTGAGTCTTGCAGCCATTATCATGGCGGTATTCTACCTGATCTGGCGGTTCGTAAACGGCCTGGTCTTGCCCCGCTGGAAGCGATACCTCGACCGAACTTCAGCAGCTTTTGTTGAGACACTGGTGAAATTCGGCATCCTGGTCCTTGGGGTATTGGCCGCATTGAGCGCTGCCGGCATTCAGACCACGGCTGTTCTGACCTCATTGGGCGTTGTCGGCCTGACCATCGGGTTTGCGGCCCGGGATACACTGTCCAATATTATTTCAGGCATCCTGATTTTTATCGACCGACCGTTCACCATTGATGACCTGGTGGAAATAGATAACAACTACGGCCGGGTTGATCGGATAACCCTGCGTTCCACCCGGATTATTACCAATGATGGAAAAATGCTGGCTGTGCCCAACACCGAAGTGATGACCAAAACCGTTGTTTCCTATACAAATTTTCCCCATCTGCGCCTTGATATTGATGTGACTGTAGCGGTTACAGAAGACCTGAACCGCGTACGCCAGATCCTGATCGATCTGGTGCAACAGGATACGGATTTCATGGCAAACCCATTGCCAGCCATGGTGGTCAAAAGTCTCAACGATTATAATGTTGCATTGGAACTGCGCGTATGGCTTGCGGATGAACGTCTGCACGTGCAAAAGCGTTTTGACTTGAGGGAAAAAGTATTCAACGCATTAACTGCCGCTGGAATAGAGATGCCGTTTGAAACGATTCAACTGGCACCCCACAAGGTGGCCATGGTGGAGATCAATGACGATGAACAAACCCCGAAGAATACAAGCCTTTGA
- the tadA gene encoding tRNA adenosine(34) deaminase TadA: MNDLFYMKIALEEAEKAARMDEVPVGAVLVDGTGRILARTHNQPITLCDPTAHAEMLALRMGGEKTGNYRLPGATLYSTIEPCVMCMGAIIHARLSRIVYGACDPKWGAAGSLYNFAFDARLNHTLEIVPGVCKDEATEIIRGFFRNKRS; this comes from the coding sequence ATGAATGATCTGTTTTATATGAAAATTGCCCTTGAAGAGGCTGAAAAAGCGGCCCGGATGGATGAGGTTCCCGTGGGCGCTGTGCTGGTGGATGGGACAGGTAGAATCCTTGCCAGAACGCACAACCAGCCGATAACCCTTTGTGATCCAACGGCCCATGCAGAGATGCTGGCCCTTCGCATGGGGGGTGAAAAAACGGGAAACTACCGATTGCCCGGGGCAACCCTTTATTCCACCATAGAGCCCTGTGTCATGTGCATGGGCGCAATCATTCATGCAAGGTTGTCAAGAATTGTTTACGGTGCCTGTGACCCCAAGTGGGGAGCGGCCGGTTCACTGTATAATTTTGCCTTTGATGCCAGACTTAACCACACCCTTGAGATTGTTCCTGGTGTGTGTAAAGATGAAGCAACGGAAATCATCAGAGGTTTTTTTAGAAACAAAAGGAGTTAA
- a CDS encoding phosphoenolpyruvate carboxylase has protein sequence MNKPRRIQAFEKSVKNKFYVYNSLFLNLPFQKISNIGMLIPLLLHVCRNDLESGKAPLEILNSFFSDHTKIQSEREKIDFMFRVIQYVERQVVLYDSVEDSAFAQLRTHGNELSLKDYIHLSDNKRKRGVLSDKLDTFSIRIVFTAHPTQFYSPSVLDIIDNLRTLIAANNINEIDLALQQLGMTSLINARKPTPCDEAKNIIYFLKSVYYDAVGEMYSYIKRNVQNSVFDNPEIIQLGFWPGGDRDGNPFVTSEITMAVADELRMTLMGCYYREIEGLERKLTFRGVDDIITTLKTCVHDTMFDPTKTLTFEDIITPLYTIRDALVSTFNGLYLEDLDKLIDRVKLFRTHFAILDIRQNHAVHKQAIQEILKQKNRIEESLDELEKNELISILVHENFLVEADQFQDKIVKDTVQIISQIAAIQMKNGEKGCNRYIISNSEDIFSVLFVHGLFRWCCRDSGKIAVDIVPLFESMEGMVHAGTIMQELFDIPEYRSHVSQRRNRQTMMLGFSDGTKDGGYLQANWSIFKTKEHLSAVCDHNNVKAIFFDGRGGPPARGGGKTHRFYASQSQKISNHAIQLTIQGQTITSHYGSKAHFMHNCEQLLTAGLSNSLYEQRNAISNQSRQTLDTLARLSFEKYTALKNHKMFIPYLENKSTLKYYGETNIGSRPTRRTSKGKLELKDLRAIPFVGSWSQLKQNVPGYFGIGTSLKAFVDDGRLNELRQLFKDVPFFKALIFNSMMSLSKCNFALTGYIAEDPNYKEFWTLLFNEYTLSKQMVLLISDQSTLMEEEPVSKRSIEIREQIVLPLLIIQQYALQMIEQKSGYSGDYEKIVRRSLYGNINASRNSA, from the coding sequence ATGAACAAACCCCGAAGAATACAAGCCTTTGAAAAATCGGTAAAAAACAAATTTTATGTATACAACAGCCTGTTCCTGAACCTGCCCTTTCAGAAAATCAGCAATATCGGAATGCTTATTCCATTGCTGCTCCATGTCTGCAGGAACGATCTTGAATCAGGCAAGGCCCCACTGGAAATATTGAATTCCTTTTTCAGCGACCATACCAAAATTCAATCGGAACGAGAAAAAATTGATTTCATGTTCCGGGTGATCCAGTATGTGGAAAGGCAGGTCGTTCTTTACGACAGCGTAGAAGATTCAGCCTTTGCCCAGCTGCGAACCCACGGCAACGAGCTGTCACTCAAGGATTACATACACCTGTCAGACAACAAAAGAAAAAGGGGTGTTTTGTCAGACAAGCTAGACACCTTCAGTATCAGGATTGTATTCACTGCCCATCCAACCCAGTTCTATTCACCTTCAGTACTTGATATTATTGACAACCTGCGAACACTCATTGCCGCCAACAACATCAACGAAATAGATCTCGCATTACAGCAACTGGGAATGACTTCGTTAATAAACGCCCGGAAACCAACGCCATGTGATGAGGCAAAAAATATCATCTACTTTCTCAAGAGCGTTTACTACGATGCCGTTGGTGAGATGTATTCCTACATAAAACGAAACGTCCAGAACTCTGTTTTTGACAATCCAGAGATCATCCAGCTGGGATTCTGGCCGGGCGGTGACAGGGACGGCAATCCCTTTGTTACCTCTGAAATAACCATGGCTGTGGCCGATGAACTACGCATGACCTTGATGGGGTGCTATTACCGGGAGATTGAAGGGCTTGAACGAAAGCTGACGTTCAGGGGTGTGGACGATATTATAACAACGCTCAAAACCTGTGTTCATGACACCATGTTCGATCCAACAAAGACACTCACCTTTGAGGATATCATAACCCCCCTTTACACGATCAGAGATGCTCTGGTCAGCACATTTAATGGATTATACCTGGAAGACCTGGACAAACTCATTGACCGGGTAAAGCTGTTTCGAACCCATTTTGCCATACTGGATATCAGGCAGAATCATGCTGTCCATAAACAGGCGATTCAAGAAATTCTCAAACAAAAAAACCGGATTGAAGAGAGTCTGGATGAACTTGAAAAAAACGAACTGATTTCGATCCTTGTCCATGAAAATTTTCTTGTTGAAGCGGATCAGTTCCAGGATAAAATCGTCAAGGACACCGTTCAAATCATTTCGCAAATTGCGGCCATCCAGATGAAAAACGGGGAAAAGGGGTGCAACAGGTATATTATCAGTAATTCGGAAGACATTTTTTCGGTACTCTTTGTCCATGGGCTGTTCAGGTGGTGTTGCCGGGATTCCGGGAAAATAGCTGTTGATATCGTCCCCCTGTTCGAGTCCATGGAAGGAATGGTACACGCAGGAACAATCATGCAGGAACTGTTTGATATTCCGGAATATCGATCCCACGTCAGTCAGCGCCGGAACAGACAGACGATGATGCTGGGATTTTCAGACGGCACAAAGGATGGGGGGTATCTCCAGGCCAACTGGTCGATCTTTAAAACAAAAGAACATTTATCAGCGGTCTGTGATCACAACAATGTTAAGGCGATTTTTTTTGACGGCAGGGGGGGACCACCAGCCCGGGGCGGCGGGAAGACACATCGTTTCTATGCATCACAAAGCCAGAAAATTTCAAATCATGCCATCCAGTTAACCATTCAAGGCCAGACCATCACCAGTCACTACGGATCAAAAGCCCATTTTATGCACAATTGCGAGCAACTTCTCACCGCCGGGTTGTCAAACAGCCTGTATGAACAGCGAAACGCCATATCCAACCAATCAAGACAGACCCTGGACACATTGGCCCGGTTAAGCTTTGAAAAATATACCGCCCTTAAAAATCACAAGATGTTCATTCCCTATCTGGAAAACAAAAGTACCCTGAAATATTACGGAGAAACAAATATCGGAAGCAGACCGACCCGAAGAACGAGCAAGGGAAAACTGGAATTAAAAGATTTAAGGGCCATCCCCTTTGTTGGATCATGGAGCCAGTTAAAGCAGAATGTGCCAGGGTACTTTGGTATTGGAACGTCCTTAAAAGCATTTGTGGATGACGGCAGACTGAATGAATTAAGACAATTATTCAAGGATGTCCCCTTTTTCAAAGCATTGATATTCAACAGCATGATGTCATTGTCAAAATGCAATTTTGCCTTGACCGGATATATTGCCGAGGATCCAAACTATAAAGAATTCTGGACACTCTTATTCAACGAATATACCTTATCAAAACAAATGGTTCTTCTTATCTCGGATCAAAGCACGCTCATGGAAGAAGAGCCTGTGTCAAAAAGATCGATTGAAATCAGGGAACAGATTGTTTTACCACTGCTGATCATCCAGCAGTATGCCCTCCAGATGATTGAGCAAAAGTCTGGCTATTCTGGGGATTATGAAAAAATTGTCAGGCGGTCATTGTATGGCAATATTAATGCCAGCCGTAACTCGGCTTGA
- a CDS encoding DUF3987 domain-containing protein: MVLASYGQNPQTGENLPPKVEHFSTTSNGDILLKIVNDLSRETHRNVYVPLCSFREDLPPGKKGGEADISTVFGLVADLDDDQAHKWPERLPFQPTYVLETSKDRFQAGYIFTDGVAPDAAKPVAVMLQEYSGCDFGTKDLSHVWRIPGTLNYPNKKKVDAGRSPEPQFVTFAKPIGDSVDFEELKNILEQWHSQKIERQRKSQEKHQKPKNGTKPFQFDGDINHLPVKPGTKDFILSGAPVGQRSEAIQTVLNALVYSNLDDGQIFSIFNSYPIGEKYSGQKSPVQWLQPQIKKARSYVTEKATAERTTGKETIQEPWGDIVSIEDREPSKFDPSSFPGVVGEMARAISEETETPFEMSAGLILSVLATACQGRFMIEVKEGYREPLNLWVVVALEPANRKSSTLTACTRPLTRWENEKRITMEPEISHAKVVRSLQESRLKSLRAKYGKAKPGKLDEIQEEIFTLENELEPIPVAPQIWSQDVTPEHLGTLMGINNERMTVLSAEGGIFDILGGRYSNGIPNLDLFLQGHAGDPVRVDRGSREPVNLENPCLSLGLSPQPDVLKGMASKPGFRGRGLLARPLYLLPQSNLGYRTLDTVPIPKDLDSQYERVVHSLLDITSPENERGESCPYILKLSHGAYKEWSAFYHVTEEGLRDGGQFEFIRGWAGKLPGAAARIAGLLHCAENIDQPWTKQVSLETMQSALDIAAVFSNHALIAFDLMGADEGMDKARKVWCWIRRKGFSSFKKRDCFDALKGTFPRMADIEDPVKILTERNYIRPQIKETGGRPSIICHVNPIFMKEG; encoded by the coding sequence ATGGTCCTTGCATCCTACGGGCAGAATCCGCAGACCGGGGAGAATCTTCCTCCAAAGGTTGAACATTTCTCTACCACAAGTAACGGTGATATCCTTTTAAAAATCGTAAACGATTTAAGTCGGGAAACTCACAGAAACGTTTATGTGCCTCTTTGCTCATTTAGGGAGGATCTACCGCCGGGTAAAAAAGGTGGTGAGGCTGATATCTCAACCGTTTTCGGTCTTGTGGCTGACCTTGACGATGATCAGGCCCATAAATGGCCGGAGAGATTACCCTTTCAACCCACATACGTACTTGAAACCTCCAAAGATCGATTCCAGGCCGGTTATATCTTCACAGATGGTGTTGCACCGGATGCCGCAAAACCCGTTGCGGTCATGCTCCAAGAATACAGTGGTTGCGATTTTGGTACAAAAGACCTTTCGCACGTCTGGCGGATACCTGGAACCCTGAACTATCCCAACAAGAAAAAAGTTGATGCTGGGCGCTCCCCTGAACCACAGTTCGTTACATTTGCCAAACCTATTGGTGATAGTGTCGATTTTGAAGAACTTAAAAATATTCTGGAACAATGGCATTCACAGAAGATTGAAAGGCAACGAAAGAGCCAGGAAAAGCACCAGAAACCAAAGAACGGGACAAAACCTTTCCAGTTTGATGGAGACATAAACCACCTGCCCGTTAAACCCGGAACCAAGGATTTTATTCTGTCAGGAGCACCAGTGGGTCAGCGCAGCGAGGCAATACAAACCGTGCTGAATGCCTTGGTTTATTCAAATTTAGATGACGGACAGATATTTTCCATATTCAACTCCTATCCCATCGGGGAAAAATACAGTGGGCAGAAATCCCCAGTACAATGGTTACAGCCACAGATTAAAAAGGCTCGTTCCTATGTGACCGAAAAAGCAACAGCCGAAAGGACAACTGGAAAAGAGACAATCCAAGAGCCTTGGGGTGATATCGTTTCCATTGAAGATAGGGAACCATCAAAATTTGATCCATCTTCTTTTCCTGGGGTTGTTGGAGAGATGGCCAGGGCGATATCAGAGGAGACGGAAACTCCTTTTGAAATGTCAGCCGGGTTGATTCTCTCGGTTTTAGCCACAGCCTGCCAGGGTCGTTTTATGATCGAAGTGAAAGAGGGATACCGAGAACCGTTAAACCTTTGGGTTGTGGTTGCCCTTGAACCGGCAAACCGTAAAAGCTCAACTTTAACTGCCTGCACAAGACCGTTGACAAGGTGGGAAAATGAGAAACGTATCACCATGGAACCTGAAATCAGCCATGCCAAGGTGGTTAGATCCCTTCAGGAGTCAAGGCTAAAATCGTTGCGGGCAAAATATGGAAAGGCCAAGCCTGGTAAGCTCGATGAAATTCAAGAGGAGATTTTTACTCTTGAGAATGAGCTTGAACCTATCCCGGTAGCACCACAAATTTGGAGTCAGGACGTGACCCCAGAACACCTGGGAACGCTGATGGGCATAAATAATGAACGAATGACTGTTTTGTCAGCAGAGGGTGGAATTTTTGACATTCTTGGGGGGCGCTATTCCAACGGTATCCCCAACCTTGATTTATTCCTACAAGGCCATGCAGGGGACCCTGTACGGGTGGACCGGGGAAGTAGAGAACCCGTAAATCTTGAAAATCCTTGTTTGTCTTTGGGTCTTTCACCACAGCCAGACGTTTTAAAAGGCATGGCAAGCAAGCCAGGCTTTAGAGGCCGAGGGTTATTGGCAAGGCCATTGTATCTCTTACCGCAGTCAAACCTTGGATATCGAACCCTTGATACTGTTCCGATACCAAAAGATTTGGACTCACAGTATGAACGGGTGGTTCATAGTCTTTTGGATATTACTTCCCCTGAAAATGAAAGGGGGGAATCCTGCCCATATATTTTGAAACTGTCACATGGTGCTTACAAGGAGTGGTCTGCCTTCTATCATGTGACCGAGGAAGGATTAAGGGATGGTGGGCAATTTGAATTCATACGGGGGTGGGCCGGGAAACTGCCAGGGGCTGCAGCGAGGATTGCCGGGTTACTCCATTGTGCCGAAAATATAGATCAGCCATGGACTAAACAAGTTTCTTTGGAAACCATGCAAAGCGCCCTTGATATTGCGGCGGTCTTTTCAAATCATGCCCTTATTGCCTTTGATCTTATGGGGGCAGACGAAGGCATGGATAAAGCCCGTAAGGTTTGGTGCTGGATACGGCGCAAGGGTTTCAGTTCCTTCAAAAAACGGGACTGCTTCGACGCCCTTAAAGGGACTTTCCCCAGAATGGCAGATATTGAAGATCCGGTGAAAATACTTACAGAACGAAATTACATAAGACCACAGATTAAAGAAACTGGGGGCAGGCCTTCAATAATATGTCACGTCAATCCAATTTTTATGAAGGAAGGGTAA
- a CDS encoding Rha family transcriptional regulator → MQIIPIDNKNLVRAYRNKVLTDSLLVAEKFRKKHKNVIQKIEDLMIIDDYNGLNFQPVEYTDLKGENRKMYQMDRKSFAVLAMGFTGKKALQWKIKFVGAFEAMEEILMRHKNLEWQHDRQTGKAKRLELTSSIQKVVDLARGQGSSNADRYYTAFTKLIYGQVFNLKNVPDNFRDILDERALRKLRLIEEHAALLLDETVKGVNDYHEPYQVLKRKLTALLDVVGRLSLDVSA, encoded by the coding sequence ATGCAGATCATACCAATTGACAACAAAAATTTAGTCCGGGCCTATCGGAACAAGGTATTAACCGATTCTCTACTTGTGGCTGAAAAGTTCCGCAAAAAGCACAAGAACGTCATTCAGAAAATCGAGGATTTGATGATTATTGACGATTACAACGGGCTGAATTTTCAGCCGGTTGAATACACGGATTTGAAGGGGGAAAACAGAAAAATGTATCAAATGGACAGAAAATCTTTTGCTGTCCTTGCTATGGGTTTCACCGGCAAGAAGGCGCTCCAATGGAAGATAAAGTTTGTTGGTGCGTTTGAGGCCATGGAAGAAATCCTGATGCGCCACAAGAATCTTGAATGGCAGCACGATCGCCAGACCGGAAAGGCTAAGCGCCTGGAATTGACAAGCTCCATACAGAAAGTGGTGGATCTTGCCAGGGGTCAAGGCAGCAGCAATGCAGACAGATATTATACAGCCTTTACCAAGCTGATTTATGGGCAGGTGTTCAACCTGAAAAATGTTCCTGATAATTTCCGGGATATATTGGACGAACGAGCGCTCCGAAAGCTCCGCTTAATCGAGGAACATGCCGCTTTGCTGCTTGATGAGACGGTCAAGGGTGTCAACGATTACCATGAGCCGTATCAGGTTTTAAAACGTAAGTTAACAGCGCTCCTTGATGTGGTGGGGCGGTTGTCTTTGGATGTGTCAGCATGA
- a CDS encoding adenylosuccinate synthase — translation MPNIVVVGTQWGDEGKGKIVDLLSGYADYVVRFQGGNNAGHTMVVDGNEIISHLVPSGIIQNKVCFIGNGVVVDPLVLLEEIDYLDSRGIDVSPERIKISDRAHMIMPYHKSIDQARELKKGDAKIGTTGRGIGPCYEDKATRRGIRFADLLDEALFAEKVTTIMEEKNFYLKNYFKTDTLDPGAVIKEFMGLRDRLLPYISDVSVALNKGMDQGKQVLFEGAQGTHLDIEHGTYPFVTSSSTVAANAACGSGVGPGKLDHVMGIVKAYTTRVGSGPFPTELFDEIGDRLQKKGAEFGATTGRRRRCGWLDMVMLKNAARLNGLTGLVITKLDVLDGLEEIKICTGYEHKGKVYDAFPPAIKTLEECTPVYESHPGWTENISKIKDYEDFPENTKKYLDRIKELSGVDIKIVSVGPGREATIVLDNLFC, via the coding sequence GTGCCAAACATAGTTGTTGTAGGAACCCAGTGGGGTGATGAGGGAAAGGGCAAGATTGTCGATCTTTTAAGCGGTTATGCCGATTACGTGGTGAGATTCCAGGGCGGGAACAACGCCGGACACACCATGGTGGTTGATGGCAATGAGATCATAAGTCATCTTGTGCCATCTGGAATCATCCAGAACAAGGTGTGTTTCATCGGCAACGGTGTTGTGGTTGATCCTCTGGTTCTGCTTGAAGAGATTGATTACCTTGACTCAAGGGGAATTGATGTCTCCCCGGAAAGGATCAAGATCAGCGACAGGGCACACATGATCATGCCCTACCACAAATCCATTGATCAGGCCCGTGAGCTGAAGAAGGGGGATGCAAAGATAGGCACAACCGGACGGGGTATCGGTCCCTGCTATGAGGACAAGGCCACCCGGCGGGGAATTCGGTTTGCAGATCTTCTTGATGAGGCTCTTTTTGCTGAAAAAGTTACGACCATCATGGAGGAGAAGAACTTTTACCTTAAAAACTATTTTAAAACTGACACCCTTGATCCTGGGGCTGTTATCAAAGAGTTCATGGGACTCAGGGATCGACTTCTGCCCTATATCTCAGACGTGTCTGTGGCTTTAAATAAGGGTATGGACCAGGGAAAACAGGTGTTGTTTGAAGGAGCCCAGGGGACGCACCTTGATATTGAACACGGGACTTATCCCTTTGTCACCTCCTCCAGCACCGTTGCCGCCAATGCCGCCTGTGGCTCAGGCGTTGGACCAGGTAAACTCGACCATGTCATGGGTATTGTCAAAGCCTACACCACCCGTGTTGGAAGCGGTCCTTTCCCGACCGAGCTTTTTGATGAGATTGGAGACAGGCTTCAGAAAAAAGGAGCAGAGTTCGGCGCCACCACCGGCAGACGAAGGCGATGCGGCTGGCTTGATATGGTGATGCTTAAAAATGCAGCACGACTGAACGGCCTGACTGGACTTGTTATTACAAAGCTGGATGTCCTTGACGGCCTTGAAGAGATCAAGATCTGCACAGGATACGAACACAAGGGAAAGGTCTATGATGCATTCCCACCGGCCATCAAGACCCTTGAGGAGTGCACTCCCGTCTATGAAAGCCATCCGGGATGGACGGAAAATATTTCAAAGATCAAGGATTACGAGGATTTTCCAGAAAACACCAAAAAATATCTGGATCGAATTAAAGAACTGTCCGGGGTGGATATTAAAATTGTTTCTGTCGGCCCAGGAAGAGAGGCAACCATCGTGCTTGATAATCTATTTTGTTGA
- a CDS encoding DUF1638 domain-containing protein, producing the protein MLWQVFHIKNIWQAFILSGSPEMGQYMTANNSIKVRFISCGIFQPELEQVLGQIQADHLFNCVFEVRYLKAGLHSDLDALKKEMVNSLNLDGDERTIFLYGSKCHPELDAILDRYPVVRFNQDNCIPLLTGENTYGKNAKTFFLTTGWILKWKEIFDSITGLDESAVRQSFGLCDRVIFKNTNIQDISEEALLELFEYTGCPIEIEDIGLDLFKKNIIGALEQVLNQCRA; encoded by the coding sequence ATGCTTTGGCAAGTGTTTCATATAAAAAACATCTGGCAGGCATTTATTTTGAGCGGTTCACCGGAAATGGGGCAATATATGACGGCCAACAACAGCATAAAAGTACGATTCATTTCATGTGGTATTTTTCAACCTGAACTGGAACAGGTCCTGGGTCAGATCCAGGCGGACCATCTGTTTAACTGTGTTTTTGAGGTCAGATATCTTAAGGCCGGGCTCCATTCTGACTTGGATGCCCTTAAAAAAGAGATGGTCAATTCCCTGAACCTGGATGGGGATGAACGGACAATTTTTCTATATGGCTCAAAATGTCATCCTGAGCTTGATGCCATTCTGGACAGGTATCCGGTAGTCCGGTTTAACCAGGACAATTGTATCCCGCTGCTTACCGGAGAAAATACATATGGTAAAAATGCTAAGACATTTTTTCTTACCACCGGATGGATTCTGAAATGGAAAGAGATTTTCGACTCCATAACGGGCCTGGACGAATCGGCTGTCCGGCAAAGTTTTGGATTGTGTGACCGGGTAATCTTTAAAAATACCAATATCCAGGACATTTCCGAGGAAGCATTGCTGGAGCTTTTTGAATATACAGGCTGTCCCATTGAAATTGAAGATATCGGCCTGGATCTGTTCAAGAAGAATATCATTGGTGCCCTGGAGCAGGTTCTAAACCAGTGCAGGGCATGA